One genomic window of Deltaproteobacteria bacterium includes the following:
- a CDS encoding aldo/keto reductase, producing MLMELKPLGNTGVMVPEIGLGVWRYSGGVGPLHRGIELGSFLIDTAELYGTEDVVGQAIKGMRERVFLASKVSADHLRYDDVLRTAEASLRQLDTSYIDLYQIHWPNAYVPIQETMRALEALVDRGLVKYIGVSNFSVHQLREAQAAMSKYPIVSNQVLYNLNRREIERELLPYCLMSQVTIIAYTPLDDGRLASGSGFPQGWRMQALEQVASYTQKTLAQVALNWCTSRPNVITIPKSNSVARVVENCQASGWRLSPEQIGFLDAAFAWKGETRSLG from the coding sequence ATTCTCATGGAACTGAAACCACTCGGCAACACCGGCGTGATGGTCCCGGAGATCGGGTTGGGGGTCTGGCGCTACAGCGGTGGGGTGGGACCCTTACACCGGGGCATTGAACTCGGCTCCTTTCTCATCGATACCGCGGAGCTCTACGGCACCGAGGACGTGGTCGGCCAGGCGATCAAAGGCATGCGTGAGCGGGTGTTTCTTGCCAGCAAGGTGTCAGCTGACCATCTGCGCTACGATGACGTGCTGCGCACGGCGGAAGCCAGTCTGCGCCAGCTGGATACCAGCTACATCGATCTGTACCAGATCCACTGGCCGAATGCGTATGTCCCGATCCAGGAAACCATGCGCGCTCTGGAAGCGCTGGTGGATCGTGGTTTGGTCAAGTACATCGGCGTCAGCAACTTCTCGGTTCATCAACTGCGTGAGGCTCAGGCGGCGATGAGCAAATACCCCATCGTCTCCAACCAAGTCTTATACAACCTGAACCGGCGCGAGATCGAGCGGGAGTTGCTGCCCTACTGTCTGATGAGTCAGGTCACGATTATTGCCTACACCCCGCTGGATGATGGCCGCTTGGCGAGTGGGTCTGGTTTCCCACAGGGTTGGAGAATGCAAGCCTTGGAGCAGGTCGCAAGCTACACACAGAAAACCCTTGCGCAAGTGGCGCTGAACTGGTGCACCTCACGGCCCAATGTTATTACCATCCCCAAGTCCAACAGCGTGGCCCGCGTCGTTGAGAACTGTCAGGCGTCCGGCTGGCGTCTCTCCCCCGAACAGATCGGATTTCTGGATGCGGCTTTC
- a CDS encoding GYD domain-containing protein — translation MARAVVLLKLTREGAMSIEQARAIYEETKIFFAQTDYKIVELYATLGEYDFVSILEVPDKDVIKHLFRRGVLAAGRGTFQVCTLPALPFEEFLSVVDDLRPPDEATRPEVPEPDYP, via the coding sequence ATGGCGCGCGCTGTTGTTCTCTTGAAGCTCACCCGCGAGGGAGCGATGAGTATTGAGCAGGCCCGGGCGATCTACGAGGAAACCAAAATCTTCTTTGCCCAGACGGACTACAAGATTGTGGAGTTGTATGCCACTCTCGGGGAGTATGACTTTGTGTCGATCCTCGAGGTGCCGGACAAGGATGTCATCAAGCATCTCTTTCGCCGCGGCGTTTTGGCAGCCGGTCGGGGGACCTTTCAGGTCTGCACGCTGCCCGCATTGCCGTTTGAGGAGTTTCTGAGTGTGGTAGATGATCTACGGCCTCCAGACGAGGCCACCCGGCCAGAGGTCCCTGAACCGGATTATCCATGA